The nucleotide sequence AGGCCGAGTTGATCAGCCGTCAGGATTTCGGTCGGGATAATACGGAAGACGGCAGCGATGCCACGATGCGTCATCAGGATATTTCCACGGAAGCGGGCCACCCCTTTCAGCTCATAGGCAAAGTCGAGGTCACTGGTTTCCTCAAAGGCCTTCTTCTGATGATCGTACAGAATCTCGTACAAAAGGCTTTTCGCCTGATCATGACTCAACGGGGGGTAGTTGAGCGGAACCATCTCACCATGCAGACGGAACATCGGCGGCGCACCACTTGAGATATGCAGGTCACTCGCACCCTGCTGCTGCAGCATCTTGAAGAGGGAATTAATTTTAGCCATTTCTTTCTCCTGAACAAAATATCTGATCGAGTACTTATAGCAATAACCGCGCCGCTTCTATCAGAACGCATTCTGGCAGACCCAATCTCTTATTGCAAGGGCACTTGTCGACAATGCGCCCCTTGCCATAAGACGCTTTGCATGGTACTTTCCCGTTCCTCTGACACAGTGTTGCGACACAGTGCTGACACACAATGAATAATCTGGAGCCAAGAATGAGCAAGGCACTCGGCCTTTTATCGGGCGGACTTGACAGCAGTCTGGCCGCTCTGACCCTCAAGCGTCAGGGCGTTGATGTAACCGGCATCTCATTTGCAACCCCTTTTTTTGGAAGTGGACGAGCAAAAAAGGCGGCGGAGCAGATGGAGGTTCCGTTGATCGTCCACGACATCAGCGACATTCACCTCGAAATGATCAAGAATCCGCGATATGGCTACGGCAAGAACTTGAATCCGTGTATCGACTGCCACGCCATGATGTTTCGCCTGGCTGGCGAGTTCATGAATCGCGAAGGGTTCGATTTTCTCTTTTCCGGCGAAGTCCTCGGCCAAAGACCGATGAGCCAGAATCCGATTGCCCTGAAAACGGTGGCCAAGTATTCCGGATTCCCCGATCGGATCCTCCGGCCGTTAAGCGCCAAGTGCCTGGCGGCAACACCGATGGAAGAACAGGGCCTGGTCGATCGCGAACGCCTTCTCGACATCCAGGGCCGCTCGCGCAAGCCCCAGGAAGCCCTCGCTAAAGAGTGGGGCCTGGTCGACTACCCTTCCTCCGGCGGCGGCTGCCTGCTCACAGAAAAATCATTCTCCAACCGTTTGCGCGATCTTCTTGAACACAATCCTGAAGCGACTCCGGTCGATGCTGAACTGCTCAAGGCCGGTCGACAATTCCGGCTCTCGGACAAGGCCAAGCTGATTCTCGGCCGCAAACAGGCCGACAACGAAACCATCAAAGAACTGCAGCGACCCGGTGACATCAGCCTGCGGGCCAACAATTTTTCCGGCCCACTCGGCCTGGTCACCGGAGATGCCGGTGAAGCGGAACTGAAATCGGCCGCAGCCCTGGTTGCCGGCTACGGCAAAGGCCGTGCTGAAAATACGGTTGAAATATTGTTGCACACCGGAGAGGAAACCCGGCAGATCACCGTCGCACCGGCCAGCCAGGAGGATGCACGTAAGCTCCTGATCGAATAAAAGGCACAAACCTGTTACCACCAAGGCACGAAGAACAACAAAATCTTTGGTGCACAGATTCCTGGCTCTTGCTTTTATTGGTGTCTCAGTGCCTGCGTCGCCAGGATTTCTCCCTGCAAACTAAAAAGCCCTCCGGAATTTCCGGAGGGCTTTTTAGTTACCTGTTATCTATTGAACCTTTAACCGGTTCAAAACCTTACATCATGCCGGGCATGCCGCCGCCCATGCCGCCTGGCATGGCTGGCATAGCCGGTTCTTCCGACGGAAGCTCCGAAATGCAGGCTTCGGTGGTCAACATCAGACCGGCAACCGAAGAAGCGTTCTGCAGAGCCGAACGGGTAACCTTGGTCGGATCGATGATACCGGCCTTGATCAGGTCTTCGTAGGTATCGGTCGCGGCATTGAAACCGTTGGCACCCTTCTCGTTGAGAACGGCGTTGATAACGATAGAACCTTCGACACCGGCATTGGCCGCGATCTGGCGCAGCGGCTCTTCGAGGGCACGCTTGACGATGTTGACGCCAAACTGCTGCTCGGTGCTGAGCTCAATCTTCTCAAGATCGGCAATGGCACGGAGCAAGGCCACACCACCACCCGGGACGATACCTTCTTCAACGGCAGCACGGGTTGCGTGCAGGGCATCTTCAACGCGCGCTTTCTTTTCCTTCATCTCGGTCTCGGTGGCTGCACCGACCTTGACCACGGCAACGCCGCCGACCAGCTTGGCGAGGCGCTCCTGGAGCTTCTCGCGATCATAGTCGCTGCTGGTCTCTTCGATCTGGGCACGGATCTGCTTGACCCGCCCCTGGATGTCGGCATCGGAACCGGCACCATCGATGATCGTGGTGTTGTCCTTATCGATAACGATCCGCTTGGCCGAACCGAGCATGTCGAGGGTAGCGGTTTCGAGGTTGAAACCAACTTCTTCGGAAATCACCTTGCCGCCGGTCAGAATGGCGATATCTTCGAGCATCGCCTTGCGACGATCGCCGAAACCCGGTGCCTTGACAGCAGCAATGTTGAGCGTACCACGCAGCTTGTTGACAACCAGAGTTGCCAGCGCTTCACCATCAACGTCTTCAGCCAGAATCACCAGCGGACGACCCTGTTTGGCAACCGGCTCAAGAACAGCGATCAGATCTTTCATGTTGCTGATCTTCTTGTCGTGGATCAGGATCAGGGCGTCTTCCATGACGGTTTCCATCCGCTCGGCGTCGGTGACGAAGTACGGAGAGAGGTAGCCTCGATCGAACTGCATCCCTTCAACCGTTTCGAGGGACGTTTCCATCGCCTTGGCTTCCTCGACGGTGATAACCCCTTCCTTACCAACCTTCTCCATCGCTTCAGCGAGGATATTGCCGATGGTCTCGTCACTATTGGCCGAAATAGTTCCGACCTGGGCGATCTCGGTGTGATCCTTGATCGGTTTGGAAAGTTTCTGCAACGCTTCGACAGCCGTTTCAACCGCCTTGTCGATACCGCGCTTGATTTCCATCGGGTTATGACCGGCGGTCACCAGCTTGGTTCCTTCACGATAAATAGCCTGGGCAAGAACGGTAGCAGTCGTGGTTCCGTCACCGGCAACATCAGAAGTTTTGGAAGCAACTTCCTTGACCAGCTGGGCACCCATATTTTCAAATCTGTCTTCGAGCTCGATCTCCTTGGCAACGGTGACGCCGTCCTTGGTGATCAGCGGAGCACCATACGACTTCTCGATCACAACGTTACGGCCTTTCGGGCCGAGGGTGACTTTAACAGCATTGGCCAGCTTGTCGACACCTGCCTGGATCTGGGCCCGGGCATCCTGTCCGAATTTAATATCTTTTGCCATTGTTCAAAATCTCCTTATTTATAAAATCTTATTCGACAATCTTTTATTCGACAACGCCGAGGATATCGTCCTCACGCATCATCAGTAATTCCTTGCCATCAACCTTGATTTCAGTACCGGCATACTTGCCGAACAGAACCTTGTCGCCAACCTTGACGTCCAGGGCCAGGACTTTGCCGTCCTCAGTCACCTTGCCCTTGCCAACAGCAACAACCTTGCCTTCCTGCGGCTTCTCCTTGGCGCTGTCCGGGATGATAATCCCGCCGGCGGTCATGGTTTCTTCCTCGATTCTTTCTACGATGACACGATCTTGAAGTGGTCTGATATTCATTTTTAACTTCTCCTTTCTGACCTTTTGCTATGATTTCAAGTTATTTGCGGATAATTCACAAAATCAAAAAGACGTCGTTGGCCGCTCGCGATCAAGACATCTTTACCTGTTGTTAGCACTCGAGCTAAATGAGTGCTAACAATGACTGTAATATAGTCAGATTCTGCAGATTGTCAAGGGGAAACTTGGAAAAAATAATACTCAGCGGAGTTATAGTGCCGGAAAGATTTTGGCAAACAGTCGGGAGGTGAGCCTTGTGGCCATTTCGGCGCCGAGACGATACTGTTCTTTTTCGATATTCGACAAATCGTGATCAAAGAAGACATCACCCGGAACAAGGATTTCGGTCTTCGGAGCGACCACGCCAGGCTGATAGTAATAGATCCTGGCCGCCGCCGTAAGCCCGGTTGAACAGCAACCACTATCCTCTTGGTAATCGAACAGTTCACCTGTTACAAAATATTGCTGTGCCAGCCACTCCCGATCGACCGTGTCGATACCCTGCTTGAGAATACGGACCTTGAGTCCGTATGCATCGCCGGTTTCCATCAAATCATCAATAAATGCATCAAAAAAATTTACCGATACATTCTCCGGAATCATGACGTTAAGGAAAGGGACTACGTACAGGGTTTGCGGTGTGGCTGTTATTGCAGCTTGTTCCGACCGCACCGGGACGGCCGACAGAGACAGAGCCAGAATCAAAATCGGGATTGAAACAGTTTTGACGAATTGACTAAGAAGCATGACTAACACAAATCCATTACAAGTTTTTCTCCTGACAAACTATAGCATTATTACATGGATGAATAAACCATGAGGTTGCACCATCTTCCCGCAACACACTTTCCCCTCTTCTCACCTTTATTGATTGTCCCAGGAGAAGAAAGTAAAAGAAAAACGCTTGAGCTGACAAGCCCTGAATCATGCGGATTCCATAACTCA is from Desulfuromonas sp. and encodes:
- a CDS encoding thiamine biosynthesis protein gives rise to the protein MSKALGLLSGGLDSSLAALTLKRQGVDVTGISFATPFFGSGRAKKAAEQMEVPLIVHDISDIHLEMIKNPRYGYGKNLNPCIDCHAMMFRLAGEFMNREGFDFLFSGEVLGQRPMSQNPIALKTVAKYSGFPDRILRPLSAKCLAATPMEEQGLVDRERLLDIQGRSRKPQEALAKEWGLVDYPSSGGGCLLTEKSFSNRLRDLLEHNPEATPVDAELLKAGRQFRLSDKAKLILGRKQADNETIKELQRPGDISLRANNFSGPLGLVTGDAGEAELKSAAALVAGYGKGRAENTVEILLHTGEETRQITVAPASQEDARKLLIE
- the groL gene encoding chaperonin GroEL; translated protein: MAKDIKFGQDARAQIQAGVDKLANAVKVTLGPKGRNVVIEKSYGAPLITKDGVTVAKEIELEDRFENMGAQLVKEVASKTSDVAGDGTTTATVLAQAIYREGTKLVTAGHNPMEIKRGIDKAVETAVEALQKLSKPIKDHTEIAQVGTISANSDETIGNILAEAMEKVGKEGVITVEEAKAMETSLETVEGMQFDRGYLSPYFVTDAERMETVMEDALILIHDKKISNMKDLIAVLEPVAKQGRPLVILAEDVDGEALATLVVNKLRGTLNIAAVKAPGFGDRRKAMLEDIAILTGGKVISEEVGFNLETATLDMLGSAKRIVIDKDNTTIIDGAGSDADIQGRVKQIRAQIEETSSDYDREKLQERLAKLVGGVAVVKVGAATETEMKEKKARVEDALHATRAAVEEGIVPGGGVALLRAIADLEKIELSTEQQFGVNIVKRALEEPLRQIAANAGVEGSIVINAVLNEKGANGFNAATDTYEDLIKAGIIDPTKVTRSALQNASSVAGLMLTTEACISELPSEEPAMPAMPGGMGGGMPGMM
- a CDS encoding co-chaperone GroES — encoded protein: MNIRPLQDRVIVERIEEETMTAGGIIIPDSAKEKPQEGKVVAVGKGKVTEDGKVLALDVKVGDKVLFGKYAGTEIKVDGKELLMMREDDILGVVE